A section of the Scyliorhinus torazame isolate Kashiwa2021f chromosome 21, sScyTor2.1, whole genome shotgun sequence genome encodes:
- the LOC140398032 gene encoding heat shock protein beta-11-like — protein sequence MLSCRAFPPSRLCQQPVYTLWPVPHRGCQPLECNMWKLMEEARKSMIFMDQVLEELAKEFWEHKPRNQDSRPDDNKEGKRQSGDKDGDGFSLSLDVQQFSPEELMVKVLGRKVLVTGKHEKKSNAGRGSYSYRYEEFRREFQLPDDVDAEALNCCLSQDGRLKVEAPHLALPAGNERTVPIKILSDTTSTPQLNPVQEAQGQENGNLEVNKKG from the coding sequence ATGCTGAGCTGTCGGGCTTTCCCCCCTTCACGTCTGTGCCAGCAGCCTGTGTACACATTGTGGCCTGTTCCACACAGGGGCTGTCAGCCGCTGGAATGCAACATGTGGAAACTCATGGAAGAAGCAAGAAAGAGCATGATCTTCATGGATCAAGTTCTTGAGGAGCTGGCAAAAGAATTTTGGGAGCATAAACCAAGAAATCAGGACAGCAGACCTGATGATAATAAGGAAGGTAAAAGACAATCAGGGGACAAGGATGGAGATGGATTTTCTCTGTCCCTGGATGTGCAGCAATTCTCCCCAGAAGAATTGATGGTGAAAGTACTTGGAAGAAAAGTGCTGGTGACAGGAAAACATGAGAAGAAAAGCAATGCAGGCAGGGGCTCTTACAGCTACAGATATGAAGAGTTCAGGAGAGAATTTCAGCTGCCAGACGATGTCGATGCTGAAGCTCTTAACTGCTGTTTGTCACAGGACGGTCGGTTAAAGGTTGAAGCCCCACACCTGGCACTGCCGGCCGGGAATGAAAGAACCGTCCCCATCAAAATCCTCTCTGACACGACATCCACTCCCCAGCTAAATCCTGTCCAAGAGGCACAGGGACAAGAGAATGGGAATCTTGAAGTGAACAAGAAAGGCTGA